GAGTTTCGGGTGGCGAAGGAACGAGTGAGCTATTACGACAAAGATGGCAAGCTCACCACGGAGTCGCTGAAGGACTATACACGGCGATCGGTGAATGCGACCTATGAATCATTAGATCAGTTTCTAACCAAGTGGAATGGGGCAGAACGGAAGGAGGCGATCGCCCAGGAACTGCAAGACCACGGCGTCATCCTCGAAGCCTTGCAAGAAATGGTGGGCAAAGGCTATGACCTGTTTGACCTGATTTGCCATGTGGCCTTTGATCAGCCGCCGCTAACCCGCAAGGAACGTGCCGACCAGGTACGCAAGCGGGATGTGTTTACCCGCTATGGCGACAAGGCGCGACAGGTGTTGGAAGCCTTGCTCGACAAGTATGCGGATCAGGGCATTGCCTCGATTGAAGATACCAAGGTGCTCCAGCTCGACCCCTTTGCGGATATGGGAACCCCGGTGGAGATTGTCAAAAGCTTTGGTGGCAAAAAGAAGTATCGCCAAGCCATTCAGGAATTAGGGCAACTGCTGTATGACGATCAGGGTGCTTGAGGTTCGCTGCGCCAGAGACAGGTCGCTTTCCCTGAGGGGCGATCGCCCTTACTATCAGACATAGACTTGAAGCCAATTAGTACATTTGCACTGAAAAGAATTATGTCGTTTTCTGCCACCATCAAATCCATTCAAGACATCATGCGGAAGGATGTGGGGGTGGATGGGGATGCCCAGCGAATTGGGCAATTGGGTTGGATGCTGTTCTACAAAATCTTTAGTGACCAGGATGCGCAACTGGAACTGGAAGACGATGACTATGAATCGCCCATTCCCTGGGATCTGCGGTGGGAGGACTGGGCAGATAGTGAGACCTTGGGCAAGGATGCACCGACGGGCGATCGCCTCTTAAAACTGGTGGATGATAGCCTGTTCCCAGTGTTGAAGGACTTATCCACTGATGGGCTGCAAGGGATAGCGCTGGAGCGGGCGAAGCTGCTAAAAAGCGTGTTTGCCGATGCCTACAACTATATGAAGTCGGGGACGCTGCTGCGCCAGGTGATCGACAAGATCAATAGCTCCATCGACTTCAACCAGTCCAAAACCCGCCATGTGTTTGGCGACATTTATGAGCAAATTCTCAAAGACCTGCAAAATGCGGGGAATGCGGGAGAGTTCTACACGCCCCGTGCGGTGACGCAGTTTGCGGTGGATCAGGTGCATCCGAAGCTCGGTGAAATCGTGCTCGATCCAGCCTGTGGCACGGGGGGCTTTTTGACCTGTGCCTATGAGCAGTTGAAGGCGCAAGCCCAGTCAACCGAAGACCTGGAGCGGGTGAAGCAAAGTGTGCGAGGCGTGGAGAAGAAGCAACTGCCCCATCTGCTCTGTGTGACGAACCTGATGGTGCATGGGGTGGAGGTGCCCACCACCGTTGAGCATAAAAATACCCTGGCCAAGCCCCTGAGCAGCTATGGCAAGCGGGATCAGGTGGATATTGTGGTGACGAATCCACCCTTTGGCGGCATGGAAGAAGACGGCATCGAAGACAACTTTCCCTCGGAGTTTCGCACGCGGGAGACGGCGGATCTCTTCCTGGTGCTGGTGATGCGGTTGCTGAAGGATGGCGGACGGGCGGCGATCGTCCTCCCAGACGGGACGCTGTTTGGGGAGGGCATCAAGACGCGGGTGAAGGAAAAGCTGTTGCGGGAGTGCGATTTGCATACCATTGTGCGGTTGCCCAATGGCGTCTTCAACCCCTACACCAGCATTCGCACCAATATTTTGTTTTTTACGAAGGGCAAGCCCACGGAGGCGGTGTGGTATTACGAGCATCCCTACCCGGAGGGCTACAAGTCCTA
This genomic stretch from Candidatus Obscuribacterales bacterium harbors:
- a CDS encoding type I restriction-modification enzyme R subunit C-terminal domain-containing protein codes for the protein EFRVAKERVSYYDKDGKLTTESLKDYTRRSVNATYESLDQFLTKWNGAERKEAIAQELQDHGVILEALQEMVGKGYDLFDLICHVAFDQPPLTRKERADQVRKRDVFTRYGDKARQVLEALLDKYADQGIASIEDTKVLQLDPFADMGTPVEIVKSFGGKKKYRQAIQELGQLLYDDQGA
- a CDS encoding class I SAM-dependent DNA methyltransferase, whose product is MSFSATIKSIQDIMRKDVGVDGDAQRIGQLGWMLFYKIFSDQDAQLELEDDDYESPIPWDLRWEDWADSETLGKDAPTGDRLLKLVDDSLFPVLKDLSTDGLQGIALERAKLLKSVFADAYNYMKSGTLLRQVIDKINSSIDFNQSKTRHVFGDIYEQILKDLQNAGNAGEFYTPRAVTQFAVDQVHPKLGEIVLDPACGTGGFLTCAYEQLKAQAQSTEDLERVKQSVRGVEKKQLPHLLCVTNLMVHGVEVPTTVEHKNTLAKPLSSYGKRDQVDIVVTNPPFGGMEEDGIEDNFPSEFRTRETADLFLVLVMRLLKDGGRAAIVLPDGTLFGEGIKTRVKEKLLRECDLHTIVRLPNGVFNPYTSIRTNILFFTKGKPTEAVWYYEHPYPEGYKSYSKTKPMRVEEFAPEKAWWTQREETDNAWKVPVAEIIANGYNLDIKNPNAPEDIHEDPQVLLKKYQEAAQKADQARLALKTALQACLETGGNP